In one Bacillus mesophilus genomic region, the following are encoded:
- a CDS encoding Nif3-like dinuclear metal center hexameric protein yields the protein MTKIPNGFEVISLFERFSPMSLALENDKYGLQIGTLNKPIHHVMVTLDVLESVIDEAIEKKIDLIISHHPPIFRPIKHVRTDSATGRIIEKCIKHDIAVYSAHTNLDITNGGVNDLLAEALQLKDIKVLAPTYKTALKKLVVFVPATHAEGLREALGKAGAGHIGNYSYCTFNTRGMGMFKPEEGTTPYIGQQGQLEEVEEVKVETIFSEDLQRKVLSAMQKAHPYEEVAYDVYPLENTGKESGLGRIGLLDQEMTLGEFAEIVKRTFNVDGVRVVGDLSNKVKKVAVLGGDGNKYIHKAHFAGADVFVSGDIYFHFAHEAMDLGLNIVDPGHHIEKVMIQGVAAVLKTEMTTNHYAVTVHLSETNTNPFQFK from the coding sequence GTGACTAAAATACCAAATGGTTTTGAGGTAATTAGTTTATTTGAAAGATTTTCTCCGATGTCTCTAGCCTTAGAAAATGATAAGTACGGATTACAAATAGGTACATTAAACAAACCCATTCATCATGTTATGGTTACATTGGATGTATTAGAGTCCGTTATTGATGAGGCAATAGAGAAAAAAATTGATCTAATTATTTCACACCATCCTCCTATTTTTAGACCCATTAAGCATGTTAGAACAGATTCAGCAACAGGTAGAATCATTGAAAAATGTATAAAGCATGATATTGCGGTATATTCAGCACACACAAATCTAGATATTACAAATGGTGGTGTTAACGATCTTCTTGCTGAAGCGCTGCAATTGAAAGACATTAAAGTATTAGCACCTACATATAAAACGGCACTGAAAAAGCTAGTTGTGTTTGTTCCAGCAACACATGCAGAGGGCTTACGTGAAGCACTTGGTAAGGCTGGAGCAGGGCATATTGGAAATTATAGCTATTGTACGTTCAATACAAGGGGAATGGGGATGTTTAAGCCTGAAGAGGGAACCACCCCTTATATTGGTCAACAGGGGCAACTAGAAGAAGTAGAAGAGGTTAAAGTAGAGACCATTTTTTCAGAGGATCTTCAACGTAAAGTTTTATCTGCTATGCAAAAGGCTCACCCTTATGAAGAGGTTGCGTATGATGTATACCCACTCGAGAATACTGGAAAAGAGTCTGGCCTAGGAAGAATTGGATTATTAGACCAAGAAATGACTCTCGGGGAATTTGCAGAGATTGTAAAGAGGACATTTAATGTTGATGGTGTAAGGGTAGTGGGAGATTTATCCAATAAAGTGAAGAAGGTAGCAGTGCTTGGTGGAGACGGGAATAAATATATTCATAAAGCACATTTTGCTGGGGCTGATGTGTTTGTAAGCGGGGATATCTACTTTCACTTTGCTCATGAAGCAATGGACCTGGGCCTTAATATTGTGGATCCAGGGCATCATATTGAAAAGGTCATGATACAAGGAGTGGCAGCAGTTCTCAAAACGGAAATGACAACTAATCATTATGCAGTTACAGTTCATTTGTCAGAGACTAATACAAATCCTTTTCAGTTTAAATAG
- a CDS encoding DEAD/DEAH box helicase: protein MNKTLFEQFGFKEFINNAIVELQFYEPTDIQARLIPAILRGESVIGQSQTGTGKTHAFLLPLLNKIDPDRQEVQVVITAPTRELAQQIYEEVQKVISFNPAISAKNFIGGTDKQRTIEKLKTQPHIVVGTPGRINDLIKEKALLAYTADAMVVDEADLMLDMGFIVDVDQISAKMKEDLQLLVFSATIPEKLKPFLKKYMENPKYSHVEPKQITAAKIEHYLIPLKHRNKPKLLVELCKSINPYLAIIFTNTKKMADVVADHLSENGITVGIIHGDLPPRERKKMMKQINEAEFQFVVATDLAARGIDIKGISHVINYEIPSDLDFYVHRVGRTARAGLSGLAVTIYEPSDEDALNRLEKLGISFSNVDIRNDEWVEIGPREKRKARKKEQTDIDKKAKSFIQKPKKVKPGYKKKLQEQTSKYKKTLQRKDSNKR, encoded by the coding sequence ATGAATAAAACATTATTTGAACAGTTTGGATTTAAAGAGTTCATAAATAATGCGATTGTTGAATTGCAGTTTTATGAACCAACTGATATCCAAGCCCGTTTAATTCCTGCTATTTTAAGAGGAGAGAGTGTAATTGGACAATCTCAAACAGGGACAGGAAAAACACATGCTTTCTTGTTACCCTTACTTAATAAAATAGATCCAGATCGACAAGAGGTACAGGTAGTAATTACCGCACCTACGAGAGAGTTAGCTCAGCAGATTTATGAGGAAGTACAAAAAGTTATCTCATTTAATCCAGCTATTTCAGCTAAAAACTTTATTGGTGGAACGGACAAGCAACGTACGATTGAAAAATTGAAGACACAACCACATATCGTGGTAGGAACACCTGGAAGAATAAATGATCTAATCAAAGAAAAAGCACTTCTAGCCTATACTGCTGATGCTATGGTTGTAGATGAGGCAGATTTGATGTTAGATATGGGCTTTATTGTGGACGTAGATCAAATCAGTGCCAAAATGAAGGAAGATCTTCAATTATTAGTTTTCTCTGCAACGATTCCGGAAAAGCTAAAGCCTTTCTTGAAAAAGTACATGGAAAACCCAAAATATTCACATGTTGAGCCAAAGCAAATAACAGCAGCAAAAATTGAACATTATTTAATTCCTTTAAAGCATAGAAACAAACCTAAATTGTTAGTGGAGTTATGTAAATCGATTAATCCATACTTAGCAATCATCTTCACAAATACAAAAAAGATGGCAGATGTAGTTGCCGATCATTTAAGCGAGAATGGGATAACGGTTGGTATTATTCATGGTGACCTACCTCCTCGTGAACGTAAGAAAATGATGAAACAAATTAATGAAGCAGAATTTCAGTTTGTTGTTGCAACAGATCTGGCAGCAAGAGGAATCGATATTAAAGGCATCAGTCATGTTATCAACTATGAAATTCCATCTGACCTTGATTTTTATGTTCACCGTGTGGGTCGAACAGCCAGAGCGGGCTTATCAGGCTTAGCAGTAACAATTTATGAACCAAGTGATGAAGATGCCCTAAATAGATTAGAAAAATTAGGGATTTCATTTTCAAATGTTGATATAAGGAACGATGAGTGGGTTGAGATTGGCCCAAGAGAAAAACGTAAGGCAAGGAAAAAAGAACAAACAGATATAGATAAGAAGGCAAAGAGCTTTATCCAAAAGCCTAAAAAGGTGAAGCCAGGTTATAAGAAGAAGCTACAAGAACAAACGTCAAAATATAAAAAGACGTTACAAAGAAAGGATTCGAATAAAAGGTAA
- a CDS encoding YqfQ family protein, which produces MFPGGPRMPMGPMNQMSGFSPFQTLGRGAQMAQAPARGAGGLLSKLFSKQGAGAAGAFNNMAGQSLQQGSGGFLSNLLANPGGMLNNVQKAIGVANQVGPMVQQYGPMVRNIPSLIKLYKEFNSSDDSTTEEVVEEKEVPVSKKTPVEKTAVSKGTSKPKLYI; this is translated from the coding sequence ATGTTCCCAGGAGGACCAAGAATGCCAATGGGTCCAATGAACCAAATGAGTGGCTTCTCGCCTTTTCAGACACTAGGAAGAGGGGCACAAATGGCTCAAGCACCTGCAAGAGGAGCTGGTGGGTTGTTATCTAAACTGTTTTCAAAGCAGGGTGCTGGAGCTGCTGGCGCATTTAATAATATGGCGGGGCAGTCTTTACAACAAGGAAGTGGAGGTTTTTTATCGAACCTATTAGCAAATCCAGGTGGAATGTTAAACAATGTTCAAAAAGCAATCGGTGTAGCAAACCAAGTCGGGCCAATGGTTCAACAATACGGACCAATGGTTAGAAATATTCCTTCACTAATCAAGCTATATAAGGAATTTAATTCTAGCGATGATTCTACAACTGAAGAAGTAGTGGAAGAAAAAGAAGTTCCAGTTTCAAAGAAAACGCCTGTTGAAAAAACAGCCGTAAGCAAAGGTACTTCAAAGCCAAAGTTATACATTTAG
- a CDS encoding metal ABC transporter ATP-binding protein, with product MTEQMIVDIENLSFYYNKQMVLDDISMKIPKGAFIGLVGPNGSGKSTLLKCILGLLHPAEGKIKLFEKPVGKFHDWHKIGYVSQKANSFNTGFPATVFEVVSTGLVSQKGLFKRLNRQDREKIEEAIQAVGMGEHIKKNIGQLSGGQQQRVFIARALVSEPELLILDEPTVGVDAQTVTNFYQMLGSLNKEKNITLLLVTHDVGTITDKVSHVACLNRHLHFHGETSEFSKQKEVLSEFYGHHVHVLTHDHGGCDKC from the coding sequence ATGACAGAACAAATGATTGTAGATATAGAAAATTTATCTTTTTACTATAATAAGCAGATGGTTTTAGACGATATATCCATGAAAATTCCTAAAGGGGCATTTATAGGACTAGTAGGTCCTAATGGCTCTGGAAAATCAACGTTACTTAAATGTATATTAGGTTTACTACACCCAGCTGAGGGAAAAATTAAGCTTTTTGAAAAGCCAGTGGGGAAATTTCATGATTGGCATAAGATCGGGTATGTTTCACAAAAAGCTAATAGCTTTAATACTGGTTTTCCAGCAACTGTTTTTGAGGTAGTTTCTACTGGTCTCGTTTCTCAAAAAGGACTTTTTAAACGTTTAAATAGGCAAGATCGAGAGAAAATTGAAGAGGCTATTCAAGCAGTTGGAATGGGTGAACATATTAAGAAAAACATTGGCCAGCTTTCTGGGGGGCAACAGCAAAGAGTATTTATTGCAAGAGCATTAGTTAGTGAACCAGAGCTACTGATCCTAGATGAGCCGACTGTAGGCGTAGATGCACAAACTGTTACAAACTTCTATCAAATGTTAGGGAGTTTAAATAAGGAGAAAAATATCACCTTACTTTTAGTTACTCATGATGTCGGAACGATTACAGATAAAGTAAGTCATGTTGCCTGTTTAAATCGCCACCTTCATTTTCATGGAGAGACAAGTGAATTCTCAAAACAAAAAGAAGTCTTGTCAGAATTTTATGGTCATCATGTTCATGTGCTGACTCATGATCATGGAGGTTGTGACAAATGTTAA
- a CDS encoding tRNA (adenine(22)-N(1))-methyltransferase TrmK, whose protein sequence is MNELKLSKRLEMVANLIPEGSTLADIGSDHAYLPIHCYLKGIVPFAIAGEVVEGPFKTAKNQVNRLDLHTWIDVRKGDGLDVITTGEVNAITICGMGGALIASILESGKEKLAGVNRLILQPNISAVSVRRWLLHNGWKLIEEKILEEDDKIYEILVAEPGDSTQPYTSPNQTKELLLGPFLLREHSSVFVKKWMLEKENWERILSQLEGAAPSTEVEEKKVELTTYIQFVKEELN, encoded by the coding sequence GTGAATGAATTAAAATTATCAAAAAGACTTGAAATGGTAGCAAATTTAATTCCAGAAGGATCTACTCTTGCGGATATTGGATCAGATCATGCTTATCTACCGATACATTGTTACCTAAAAGGAATAGTTCCTTTTGCAATAGCAGGAGAAGTGGTAGAAGGTCCATTTAAAACTGCCAAAAATCAGGTGAATCGGTTAGACCTACATACATGGATTGATGTTAGAAAAGGAGATGGCCTAGACGTTATCACAACAGGAGAGGTCAATGCTATTACGATTTGCGGTATGGGTGGGGCACTTATCGCCTCTATACTAGAAAGTGGTAAGGAGAAACTAGCGGGTGTTAATAGACTTATTCTACAGCCTAACATCTCAGCGGTATCTGTTCGAAGATGGTTGTTACATAATGGGTGGAAGCTGATTGAGGAGAAGATTCTCGAGGAAGATGATAAAATATATGAAATTTTGGTTGCAGAACCAGGTGATTCAACTCAACCATACACTTCACCGAATCAAACAAAAGAATTATTACTAGGTCCATTTTTACTAAGAGAACATAGTTCAGTGTTTGTGAAGAAGTGGATGCTTGAGAAGGAAAACTGGGAAAGAATTCTTAGTCAACTAGAAGGTGCTGCGCCATCAACTGAGGTAGAAGAAAAGAAAGTGGAGTTAACAACATATATTCAATTTGTTAAGGAGGAGCTGAACTAA
- a CDS encoding metal ABC transporter permease, with protein sequence MLTAIFQYEFIQNAFISGILIGVIAPLLGVFIVVRRLALIADALSHITLAGIAASLLLEKKWGAYTLNPLYMGMTFSVMGSLFIEQLRKVYKFYQELAIPIILSGGIGLGVLLISLADGFNTDLFNYLFGSVNAVSRSDMWTIIGITVFVLIVISLIYKELFSLSFDEEHAVASGVKTKLINFIFIIMVALVIAASMRVVGILLVSSLMTLPVAASMRIATSFKQTIILSILLGELAVVGGLFLSYFLNLAPGGTIVILSVIILLVTITLQKWKVIKQT encoded by the coding sequence ATGTTAACCGCTATTTTTCAATATGAATTTATCCAAAATGCCTTTATATCTGGTATCTTAATTGGTGTTATAGCTCCTTTGCTTGGGGTGTTTATAGTGGTGAGAAGGTTAGCATTAATTGCTGATGCTTTGAGTCATATAACATTGGCGGGTATTGCTGCGAGCCTGTTACTTGAGAAGAAATGGGGCGCGTATACATTAAATCCTCTTTATATGGGGATGACCTTTTCTGTTATGGGTTCCTTATTTATTGAGCAACTACGGAAGGTTTATAAATTTTATCAAGAATTAGCAATTCCAATTATCTTGTCTGGTGGGATTGGGTTAGGGGTATTGTTAATTTCATTAGCAGATGGCTTTAATACAGATTTATTTAACTATTTGTTTGGCAGTGTAAATGCAGTTAGTCGTTCAGATATGTGGACGATCATTGGCATTACTGTCTTTGTGTTGATTGTTATTAGTCTTATTTATAAGGAGTTATTTTCACTCTCCTTTGATGAGGAACATGCTGTTGCTTCTGGTGTAAAGACAAAGCTTATTAATTTTATTTTTATTATTATGGTTGCTCTCGTAATTGCCGCTTCCATGAGAGTGGTAGGGATTCTACTCGTGTCCTCTCTAATGACACTACCAGTAGCTGCGAGTATGAGAATTGCTACAAGTTTTAAGCAAACGATTATTTTATCCATTCTGTTAGGGGAGCTGGCTGTTGTTGGGGGACTATTCTTATCATATTTTCTCAATTTAGCACCTGGTGGGACCATTGTTATTTTATCTGTCATAATCCTACTCGTAACAATTACTTTACAGAAATGGAAGGTGATTAAGCAAACATGA
- a CDS encoding deoxyribonuclease IV, which produces MIKIGSHVSMSGKKMFLAASEEAVSYGANTFMVYTGAPQNTRRKKIEDLNIEAGLQHMKEQGITDIVVHAPYIINIGNSQNPDTFDLGVRFLRSEIERTEALGARQIVLHPGAHVGAGADKGIQKIIEGLNEVLDQKQNVQIALETMAGKGSECGRNFEELARIIEGVTHNEKLSICFDTCHTHDAGYDIVNDFDGVLEEFDKIIGINRIKVLHINDSKNERGSSKDRHENIGFGHIGFKAINYIVHHPSLMEVPKILETPFIGEDKKDKKPPYKVEIKMLKNQTFNENWMTESE; this is translated from the coding sequence ATGATTAAGATTGGATCACACGTGTCAATGAGTGGGAAGAAAATGTTCCTTGCAGCAAGTGAGGAAGCAGTTTCTTATGGTGCCAATACATTTATGGTGTACACCGGTGCACCTCAAAACACAAGACGAAAAAAAATTGAAGATTTAAATATAGAAGCGGGATTACAACATATGAAAGAGCAGGGGATTACTGACATTGTAGTACATGCTCCTTATATTATTAATATCGGTAATTCTCAAAACCCTGATACTTTTGACCTGGGAGTTCGTTTCCTCAGGTCTGAAATTGAGCGAACCGAAGCACTTGGAGCAAGACAGATTGTATTACATCCTGGTGCACATGTTGGGGCTGGAGCAGACAAGGGTATACAAAAGATTATTGAAGGCTTAAATGAAGTGTTAGATCAAAAACAGAACGTTCAGATTGCCTTAGAAACAATGGCTGGTAAAGGTTCAGAATGTGGACGGAATTTTGAAGAGCTTGCCAGGATTATTGAGGGAGTTACTCACAATGAAAAGCTATCAATTTGCTTTGATACTTGCCATACTCATGATGCTGGTTATGATATCGTAAACGACTTTGATGGTGTTTTAGAAGAGTTCGATAAAATTATTGGAATTAATCGGATTAAGGTGTTGCACATAAATGATAGTAAAAATGAGCGAGGCTCCTCAAAGGATCGTCACGAAAATATAGGCTTCGGTCACATTGGGTTTAAAGCGATTAATTATATCGTCCACCATCCATCACTAATGGAAGTGCCTAAGATCCTCGAAACGCCATTTATCGGAGAAGATAAAAAGGACAAAAAGCCACCATATAAAGTAGAAATTAAAATGTTGAAAAATCAAACATTCAATGAAAACTGGATGACAGAATCTGAGTAA
- a CDS encoding 4-hydroxy-3-methylbut-2-enyl diphosphate reductase, translating into MEVLKIAPRGYCYGVVDAMVIARNAALDKNLPRPIYILGMIVHNKHVTDAFEEEGIITLDGPNRLEILSQVEKGTVIFTAHGVSPEVRRIAAEKGLTTIDATCPDVTVTHDLIRNKMVDGYEFIYIGKKGHPEPEGAVGIAPEIVHLVESVEDVEQLSIKSDKIIVTNQTTMSQWDVVDIMEKVKEKYPHTEVHKEICVATQVRQEAVAEQAKQADLTIVVGDPKSNNSNRLAQVSEEIAGTKAYRISDISELDLAWLKGVNKVAVTAGASTPTPITKEVIAFLEKYHPEDETTWNNQPSIPLNKILPKVKTK; encoded by the coding sequence ATGGAAGTACTAAAAATTGCTCCAAGAGGATATTGCTATGGTGTGGTAGATGCAATGGTCATTGCACGTAATGCAGCACTAGATAAAAATTTACCACGGCCAATCTATATTTTAGGAATGATTGTTCACAACAAGCATGTTACTGATGCCTTTGAAGAAGAAGGGATTATTACACTTGATGGACCTAATCGCCTTGAAATACTGAGTCAAGTAGAAAAAGGAACAGTAATCTTTACAGCACATGGTGTTTCTCCAGAAGTAAGACGCATTGCTGCTGAAAAAGGACTAACTACCATCGATGCAACATGCCCGGACGTTACAGTGACTCATGATTTAATTCGCAACAAGATGGTAGATGGCTACGAATTTATCTATATTGGGAAAAAAGGTCATCCTGAACCAGAGGGTGCGGTCGGGATTGCTCCGGAAATTGTTCATCTTGTTGAAAGTGTTGAAGACGTCGAACAATTATCCATTAAGAGTGATAAAATTATAGTCACGAATCAGACCACGATGAGTCAGTGGGATGTTGTAGATATTATGGAGAAGGTGAAAGAAAAATACCCCCACACTGAGGTTCACAAAGAAATTTGTGTGGCGACACAGGTAAGGCAGGAAGCGGTAGCTGAACAAGCGAAGCAAGCTGACTTAACCATTGTTGTCGGTGATCCAAAAAGCAATAACTCTAACCGACTTGCTCAAGTTTCAGAAGAAATTGCCGGAACAAAAGCTTATAGAATTTCTGACATCTCTGAGCTCGATCTTGCATGGTTAAAAGGCGTTAACAAAGTAGCAGTCACGGCTGGAGCTTCCACTCCTACTCCTATTACGAAGGAAGTGATTGCGTTTCTAGAGAAGTATCATCCTGAAGATGAAACTACTTGGAACAATCAGCCTTCTATTCCTTTAAATAAAATATTGCCTAAAGTAAAAACAAAATAG
- a CDS encoding DUF2624 domain-containing protein, whose protein sequence is MSLIEKIVNQKLNRMTKEELLKLAKKHQISITDQQAEQVVQQIRGKNINIFNSTERTQLIKKIAKITSPEVARKVNKLFQEALG, encoded by the coding sequence ATGAGCTTAATTGAAAAAATAGTGAATCAAAAGTTAAACCGAATGACAAAGGAAGAATTACTTAAGCTAGCTAAAAAGCATCAGATTAGTATTACAGATCAACAAGCTGAACAAGTTGTGCAGCAGATCAGAGGTAAGAATATTAACATATTTAATTCAACTGAAAGAACTCAGTTAATAAAAAAGATTGCCAAGATTACAAGTCCAGAAGTTGCTAGGAAGGTTAATAAACTGTTCCAAGAGGCTTTAGGATAA
- the cccA gene encoding cytochrome c550, translated as MNRNPLIPFALIAILGIGAMFLFSFVGLDNADEMAHGGEETEEAGEATTPEELYAANCLSCHGDQLQGGFGPALANIGSKYDAETIQGIITNGQGSMPAIAIDAEKAQALATWLSEKK; from the coding sequence TCCATTAATACCGTTTGCACTTATTGCTATTTTAGGAATTGGAGCAATGTTTCTATTTTCATTTGTAGGTCTTGATAATGCGGATGAAATGGCACATGGTGGAGAAGAAACAGAAGAGGCTGGAGAAGCAACAACACCTGAAGAGCTATATGCTGCTAATTGCTTAAGCTGTCACGGGGACCAATTACAAGGTGGATTTGGACCTGCGCTTGCAAATATTGGTAGCAAATATGATGCTGAAACCATTCAAGGAATCATCACTAACGGTCAAGGTTCAATGCCAGCAATTGCGATTGATGCTGAAAAGGCACAAGCTCTTGCTACATGGTTATCAGAAAAGAAATAA